One Chloroflexota bacterium genomic window carries:
- a CDS encoding hydroxyacid dehydrogenase encodes MEPRKSELILYQTENGKTKVEVRLQDETVWLSQKLMAELFQTSVPNVNMHISNIFVEGELAADSVIKDFLTTAADGKNYQTKFYNLDVIIS; translated from the coding sequence ATGGAACCCAGGAAGAGCGAATTGATTCTGTACCAGACGGAGAACGGTAAAACAAAGGTCGAGGTCCGGCTGCAGGACGAGACCGTCTGGCTGAGCCAGAAGCTGATGGCCGAACTGTTTCAGACATCCGTTCCAAACGTCAACATGCACATCAGCAACATTTTTGTGGAAGGGGAACTGGCGGCGGATTCAGTTATTAAGGATTTCTTAACAACTGCCGCGGACGGCAAGAACTATCAAACCAAATTCTACAACCTCGACGTGATCATCTC